One Syngnathoides biaculeatus isolate LvHL_M chromosome 4, ASM1980259v1, whole genome shotgun sequence DNA window includes the following coding sequences:
- the npy8br gene encoding neuropeptide Y receptor Y8b isoform X3, with the protein MRNVTNILIANLSVSDILMCIVCLPVTIIYTLMDRWILGESLCKLTPFIQCISVSVSIFSLVLIAMERYQLIVHPTGWKPMARQSYLAVALTWITACLISVPFIKYSILTLPFQNLTVPFPINDQLVCMEQWPSIQARQAYTTSLLIFQYFLPLFLILLCYLHIYLRLRRRKDMVERGRNTTQKNKKGTTRINVLLTAIVVAFALSWLPLNIFNTVFDWNHEVIPSCGHNIIFSFCHLIAMASTCINPIIYGFLNNNFQKQLKSTLLHCRCWGVAERYESVPLSTVSTEVTKGYVLSNGSNSINT; encoded by the coding sequence ATGCGCAATGTCACCAACATCCTCATCGCCAATCTGTCCGTCTCGGACATCCTGATGTGCATCGTGTGCTTGCCGGTCACTATCATCTACACGCTGATGGACCGCTGGATCCTCGGAGAGAGTCTGTGCAAGCTCACACCCTTCATCCAATGTATATCAGTCTCTGTGTCCATCTTCTCCCTAGTTCTCATTGCCATGGAGCGCTACCAGCTCATTGTCCACCCGACCGGATGGAAACCGATGGCAAGGCAGTCCTACTTAGCAGTGGCTCTCACCTGGATCACAGCCTGTTTAATCTCTGTCCCTTTCATCAAGTACAGCATCCTTACATTGCCCTTCCAGAACCTCACCGTCCCCTTCCCGATCAATGACCAGCTTGTTTGTATGGAGCAGTGGCCATCGATTCAAGCACGCCAGGCGTACACCACCTCCTTGCTCATCTTCCAATACTTCCTCCCCCTTTTCCTCATCCTGCTGTGCTACCTGCACATCTATCTACGGCTGCGGAGGAGGAAGGACATGGTGGAACGTGGCAGAAACACtacgcaaaaaaacaaaaaaggcaccACAAGGATCAACGTCTTGTTAACCGCCATAGTGGTTGCCTTCGCCCTCTCCTGGCTCCCTCTCAACATATTCAACACAGTGTTTGACTGGAACCACGAGGTCATTCCATCCTGTGGCCATAACATCATCTTCTCCTTCTGCCACCTCATCGCTATGGCCTCGACCTGTATCAACCCGATCATTTATGGATTCCTCAACAACAACTTCCAGAAGCAGCTCAAGTCCACCTTGTTGCACTGTCGCTGCTGGGGTGTTGCAGAGAGGTATGAAAGTGTGCCGCTTTCCACTGTTAGCACAGAGGTTACCAAGGGGTACGTCCTCAGCAATGGTTCCAACAGCATCAATACTTAA
- the npy8br gene encoding neuropeptide Y receptor Y8b isoform X1 has translation MEQQPNNNYNQALWKEIPWDFTEDCSLSLSGTTFLIVAYSAVLAVGLVGNSCLVFVIVRHKEMRNVTNILIANLSVSDILMCIVCLPVTIIYTLMDRWILGESLCKLTPFIQCISVSVSIFSLVLIAMERYQLIVHPTGWKPMARQSYLAVALTWITACLISVPFIKYSILTLPFQNLTVPFPINDQLVCMEQWPSIQARQAYTTSLLIFQYFLPLFLILLCYLHIYLRLRRRKDMVERGRNTTQKNKKGTTRINVLLTAIVVAFALSWLPLNIFNTVFDWNHEVIPSCGHNIIFSFCHLIAMASTCINPIIYGFLNNNFQKQLKSTLLHCRCWGVAERYESVPLSTVSTEVTKGYVLSNGSNSINT, from the coding sequence ATGGAGCAACAGCCCAACAACAACTACAACCAAGCTTTGTGGAAAGAGATTCCATGGGATTTCACAGAGGATTGCTCGCTCTCGTTGAGTGGCACCACCTTCCTCATTGTAGCATACAGTGCCGTTCTAGCGGTTGGCCTCGTTGGTAACTCGTGCTTGGTGTTTGTTATTGTCAGGCACAAGGAGATGCGCAATGTCACCAACATCCTCATCGCCAATCTGTCCGTCTCGGACATCCTGATGTGCATCGTGTGCTTGCCGGTCACTATCATCTACACGCTGATGGACCGCTGGATCCTCGGAGAGAGTCTGTGCAAGCTCACACCCTTCATCCAATGTATATCAGTCTCTGTGTCCATCTTCTCCCTAGTTCTCATTGCCATGGAGCGCTACCAGCTCATTGTCCACCCGACCGGATGGAAACCGATGGCAAGGCAGTCCTACTTAGCAGTGGCTCTCACCTGGATCACAGCCTGTTTAATCTCTGTCCCTTTCATCAAGTACAGCATCCTTACATTGCCCTTCCAGAACCTCACCGTCCCCTTCCCGATCAATGACCAGCTTGTTTGTATGGAGCAGTGGCCATCGATTCAAGCACGCCAGGCGTACACCACCTCCTTGCTCATCTTCCAATACTTCCTCCCCCTTTTCCTCATCCTGCTGTGCTACCTGCACATCTATCTACGGCTGCGGAGGAGGAAGGACATGGTGGAACGTGGCAGAAACACtacgcaaaaaaacaaaaaaggcaccACAAGGATCAACGTCTTGTTAACCGCCATAGTGGTTGCCTTCGCCCTCTCCTGGCTCCCTCTCAACATATTCAACACAGTGTTTGACTGGAACCACGAGGTCATTCCATCCTGTGGCCATAACATCATCTTCTCCTTCTGCCACCTCATCGCTATGGCCTCGACCTGTATCAACCCGATCATTTATGGATTCCTCAACAACAACTTCCAGAAGCAGCTCAAGTCCACCTTGTTGCACTGTCGCTGCTGGGGTGTTGCAGAGAGGTATGAAAGTGTGCCGCTTTCCACTGTTAGCACAGAGGTTACCAAGGGGTACGTCCTCAGCAATGGTTCCAACAGCATCAATACTTAA
- the npy8br gene encoding neuropeptide Y receptor Y8b isoform X2, which yields MEQQPNNNYNQALWKEIPWDFTEDCSLSHKEMRNVTNILIANLSVSDILMCIVCLPVTIIYTLMDRWILGESLCKLTPFIQCISVSVSIFSLVLIAMERYQLIVHPTGWKPMARQSYLAVALTWITACLISVPFIKYSILTLPFQNLTVPFPINDQLVCMEQWPSIQARQAYTTSLLIFQYFLPLFLILLCYLHIYLRLRRRKDMVERGRNTTQKNKKGTTRINVLLTAIVVAFALSWLPLNIFNTVFDWNHEVIPSCGHNIIFSFCHLIAMASTCINPIIYGFLNNNFQKQLKSTLLHCRCWGVAERYESVPLSTVSTEVTKGYVLSNGSNSINT from the exons ATGGAGCAACAGCCCAACAACAACTACAACCAAGCTTTGTGGAAAGAGATTCCATGGGATTTCACAGAGGATTGCTCGCTCTC GCACAAGGAGATGCGCAATGTCACCAACATCCTCATCGCCAATCTGTCCGTCTCGGACATCCTGATGTGCATCGTGTGCTTGCCGGTCACTATCATCTACACGCTGATGGACCGCTGGATCCTCGGAGAGAGTCTGTGCAAGCTCACACCCTTCATCCAATGTATATCAGTCTCTGTGTCCATCTTCTCCCTAGTTCTCATTGCCATGGAGCGCTACCAGCTCATTGTCCACCCGACCGGATGGAAACCGATGGCAAGGCAGTCCTACTTAGCAGTGGCTCTCACCTGGATCACAGCCTGTTTAATCTCTGTCCCTTTCATCAAGTACAGCATCCTTACATTGCCCTTCCAGAACCTCACCGTCCCCTTCCCGATCAATGACCAGCTTGTTTGTATGGAGCAGTGGCCATCGATTCAAGCACGCCAGGCGTACACCACCTCCTTGCTCATCTTCCAATACTTCCTCCCCCTTTTCCTCATCCTGCTGTGCTACCTGCACATCTATCTACGGCTGCGGAGGAGGAAGGACATGGTGGAACGTGGCAGAAACACtacgcaaaaaaacaaaaaaggcaccACAAGGATCAACGTCTTGTTAACCGCCATAGTGGTTGCCTTCGCCCTCTCCTGGCTCCCTCTCAACATATTCAACACAGTGTTTGACTGGAACCACGAGGTCATTCCATCCTGTGGCCATAACATCATCTTCTCCTTCTGCCACCTCATCGCTATGGCCTCGACCTGTATCAACCCGATCATTTATGGATTCCTCAACAACAACTTCCAGAAGCAGCTCAAGTCCACCTTGTTGCACTGTCGCTGCTGGGGTGTTGCAGAGAGGTATGAAAGTGTGCCGCTTTCCACTGTTAGCACAGAGGTTACCAAGGGGTACGTCCTCAGCAATGGTTCCAACAGCATCAATACTTAA